GCTAATTCAACTGGATAAATAAATATGGAATAAGCTAGAAAATACTAAAAGGATGGTTAATTCCGTAAATTTTGTAACTAAATTTCAAGACATACAGAAGCAACGATACTAATGTGATGTAATACGAGCAATAATATACATTAATTTTTTAATAATGCTCTTAAATCCATAGCAATACGAGGAGGAATAAAAATGAGAATGAGAAACAAGCCGTGGGCAGATGAATTTTTGGCAGAAAATCAATCTATCATTGTTCTAAATCCCACTCAACATAAGGGAATTTGGAATGAGCAATTTAATAAATCTCAACCAGTCCATCTAGAAATAGGAACTGGAATGGGGGGCTTTATTTCGGGTATGGCATTACAACATCCAGATATTAATTTTGTTGGAATTGAAAAGGTGAAGAGTGTCATTGTTAATACGGTTAAAAAGGTTAAAGAGGAGGGATGCTCTAATATTAAGCTTTTAAACGAGGATGCCGTTGACGTAAGAGATTATTTTGCAGAAAGTGAAATAGACCAAATATATCTTAATTTCTCGGATCCATGGCCCAAAACAAGATATGCTAAGCGGAGATTGACGTACCAAAGCTTTTTAGAGCAATACCAAGTGATTTGTAAGCCGGGAGCTTATCTTGTTTTTAAAACTGACAACCAAGGGTTGATTGAATACTCTCTTTCAAGTTTTTCAAAATTTGGCCTTACAATACAAGATGTATCATTAAATTTACATCAACTTAACGATCCACTAAATGTCATGACTGAATATGAAGAACGTTTTGCTAAAAAAGGACTGCCTATATACCGTGCCACTGTTCAATTCCCAGAATAAATGTGATATGCTTTTATCAAAAAGGTGGGAGGAATTGACGTATGGAGACTTTGACAATAGGGCGTGCAAAATTGACCTGGTTACGTGGGGGAGTAAACTATCTGGATGGGGGTGCAATGTTTGGAGTTGTTCCAAAAGCACTTTGGGAAAAAAAATATCCAAATAATGATAGAAATCAGATAGAGCTCAGAACAGATCCTATTCTTTTGGAAATTGATGGGAAGAAATACATAATTGATTCAGGTATTGGTAATGGTAAGTTTACTGAAAAGCAAAAGCGGAATTTCGGAGTCTTGGAAGAATCTTTTGTTGAGGAAGATTTGAAAAAACTTGATCTCTCCATTCAGGATATCGATGCAATCCTTATGACTCACTTACATTTTGACCACGCTAGTGGACTAACAACAGAAAAGGAAGGGAAATGGGTGCCTGTCTTTAATGATACACCGATTTATGTTTCCCAAACTGAGTGGGATGAAATGAGAAATCCAAATATTCGTTCAGTAAATACCTATTGGAGGGAAAATTGGGAGCCTGTTAGTGATCTAGTCCAACCATTTTCGGGTACCTTTGAAGTCATGAAAGGTCTTGAAATGATTCAAACAGGTGGTCATAGTGATGGGCATTCTATCATTCATTTTCAGAATGGAGATGATGAGTTCATTCATATGGCAGATTTAATGCCCACTCATGCCCATCAAAATAAATTATGGGCATTGGCGTATGATGATTATCCAGTAACAACTGTCCATCAAAAAGAAAAATGGATGGACTATGGATACAGCCGAAAAGCTTGGTATACCTTTTATCATGACGCTTATTATAGGGCTATTCGATTTGATGAAAATGGAAATAAGATAGATGAAATTAAGCGAACAAGATCCGAATAAAAAGGGGTTCAGGGCATAACGGGTACAATGATTTAACAATCGATCGAATCAATGATTGCATATTATACGCGTCGGTACCTCTTTGCAATATAAAAGATGATTCCTCAAAAAAAGAGGGATCATCTTTTTACTTCTAAACATCATAAGCGTCAATGAGTTCACCAGTATATGCATCAGCCAAAAATTCAAATTTTAATTCTTTATCATTAACTTTATGAACAATACCTCCTTTATAGACGGTTAAGTCTTGGGAATTTTTTTTAAGGGATAATGGCTTGTGATATATCCAAGATCCTGTGATCCTGCGGTTTTCCCAAAATTGCTCTTTCATTTGATTTAGAACAGTAGTTGGAGATAAACGTCTATCTATAAAAGAGCTTCCAATTATGTATCCAACGAAGGCTCCAGCCCCAATGGCTACGAGTAGTTTTGTTCCCTTCATTTTCATCACCTCTTATAAAATAGTATATCTAAAATTTAGTATGAAGAAAACGTCCAGTTAAACAAAGTGGAAACATTTTTCATCTTTCGATAGAATATGGATATGGTTTTATTTTAATTACATAGTAGAGGGGCGTTATAAGATGAATCAAGAAACAGAGCAATTGTTTAAAACATTAACAGAATTACCAGGGGCTCCTGGGTTTGAACACGATGTTCGTCGTTTTATGAAAGAAGAGCTTGGTAAATATTCAGATGAAATCATCCAAGACCGTCTTGGTGGTGTTTTTGGAGTGAAAAAGGGACAAGGTCCGCGTGTAATGGTCGCTGGTCATATGGATGAAGTAGGATTTATGGTTACACAAATCACAAAAAATGGTATGATTCGTTTCCAAACACTTGGTGGCTGGTGGAATCAAGTGTTACTCGCACAACGAGTTCAAGTTATAACAGAAAATGGTCCTGTCATTGGGGTCATTGGATCTATTCCTCCACATAACTTGACGCCTGAACAACGCCAAAAGCCAATGGAAATGAGTAATATGTTAATTGATATTGGTGCTGATGATGAAGAAGATGCTAAAAAAATTGGAATTAAGCCAGGACAGCAAATTTTACCAATTTGTCCATTTACAAAAATGGCCAATGAAAAAAAGGTATTGGCAAAAGCTTGGGATAATCGGTATGGATGTGGACTTTCTATTGAATTATTGAAGGCTGTACAAAATGAAACTTTGCCAAATGAACTATATTCAGGTGCGACGGTGCAGGAAGAAGTAGGGTTAAGAGGAGCTCAAGTAGCAGCTAATATGATTAAACCTGATATTTTTTATGCATTGGATGCTTCTCCAGCAAATGATATGTCTGGAGATACCAAAGAGTTTGGTCAGCTTGGTAAGGGAGCACTGCTAAGAATTTATGATCGCTCTATGGTTACTCATCGTGGCATTAGAGAATTCATCTTAGATACAGCAGAATCTAATAAGATTCCTTATCAGTATTTCATTTCCCAAGGTGGAACAGATGCAGGACGTGTGCATATTTCCAACGAAGGTGTACCATCTGCAGTTATAGGTATTTGTTCTCGTTATATCCATACGGCAGCTTCTATTGTTCATGTTGATGATTATGCAGCTGCAAAAGAACTGTTGATTAAGCTAGTAAAAACTACGGATCAAAATGTAGTTGATCAAATACGTTCTCGTGCATAGGTCTTTTTATGAAAATTATTATTGGATCATTGAATCCAGCGAAAATAAATGCTGTTATATCGGTTTTCGCTTCAGATGAAGTAGAAAGATATGGGGCAAATTCGCATGTCTCCGCTCAACCTATGAATGATAGGGAAACACGTTTAGGAGCCATTCATCGAGCGAAGGAGTCTGCCCAAGCTTTTCCTCAATCTATAGGAATTGGACTTGAAGGTGGGATCACGGTAGATGAAGGGATTTGCTACCTTATTAACTGGGGAGCTTTGGTTGATGAACACGGTCATATTTTTGTAGCTTCTGGAGCAAGAATTCCTTTACCTGAAGAAGTCTCAAAACCTGTTTTAGAGGGTGAAGAACTAGGAATGGTTATGGATCGATATGCTAAAAAGAAAAATGTAAGAAAAAAGGAAGGTGCTATTGGCATTTTTACTAACGGAGTAGTTGACCGTAGTATGATGTTTCAGCATGTAGTCCAATTATTAAAAGGGCAATATGAATATGTAAATAAGTAACAAAAAAATCGCCTATTCCTAGGCGTTTTTTTTCGGATACAGCTATAACTTTAATCGGTTGGTTATATAAGTAAAACTAAGTGAACACTTTCACTCCATAGTAAAGGGGTATTAGAAAGCAATATACGCTTTCATGAATACCTTTTACGATAGCCAAGTTTTTCTAAAGAAAATTCAAAGTTTTAGAAGAAATATATTCAACTATTTTCCTATTCAAAGATATATGCCAAGGCATCTAATGCTTGGTCAACAGTTTCAACTGTGACACTCGCTTTGTTAGAAAGCTCTTTTAATGGGTGGACTAGAGATTCCGGACGAATAAGAATAAGTGGTTTTTGAAGTGCAATCGCTGTACTTGCATCCATTGCGGTATTCCATTGCTTATATTTCTCTCCAAATAAAGCAACAACCAAGTCTGCTTTTTTCATAAGTAGCTCTGTTCGCAGGTTGTTTAAACTAGATGCTGCATCATCTCGAAAGATGGCATTTGGTTGTTTTCCTAGAATATCTTCTCCAATATTGTCTGACCGCTCATGATTCTCCTGTGGCCCAACGAAAGTCAACGGCAATTCCCGTTCCCTTGCCCGGTTCTTGATTTCATTTCTCCAATCATCATGAATTTGACCCGCAAGATACACAACAAATTCCATAGTGATTCCTCCCTTAAATTCACTTTTTACTATTACCCTTTCCCCCTTTAGAGTAAACCAAATCGAACTACTGAGACAACTTGTAACAAAATCGAAACTTGTCATATTATGATTTCATAGTATCATTAAGAGGTACTAATAGACTACGAAAAGGTATTCAGGAGGTATTATTGTGCGGAATTGGAGAGTATGGTTAAGTGTAATAGTAAGTCTTGCCCTGTTTTTCATTTTGATTTCACAGTTTTTAATTGATGAAGATAAATTATTGAGTAATGCAGAGGAAGCTGCAAAGGAGGCTTTTTTGCAAGAGCCTGAGACTGCTAATCAGGATTTAGAAGAAATCTCCTTGTATTTACCTGAAATCATGCAAATC
The sequence above is a segment of the Bacillaceae bacterium S4-13-56 genome. Coding sequences within it:
- a CDS encoding YtoQ family protein, which produces MEFVVYLAGQIHDDWRNEIKNRARERELPLTFVGPQENHERSDNIGEDILGKQPNAIFRDDAASSLNNLRTELLMKKADLVVALFGEKYKQWNTAMDASTAIALQKPLILIRPESLVHPLKELSNKASVTVETVDQALDALAYIFE
- a CDS encoding M42 family metallopeptidase; amino-acid sequence: MNQETEQLFKTLTELPGAPGFEHDVRRFMKEELGKYSDEIIQDRLGGVFGVKKGQGPRVMVAGHMDEVGFMVTQITKNGMIRFQTLGGWWNQVLLAQRVQVITENGPVIGVIGSIPPHNLTPEQRQKPMEMSNMLIDIGADDEEDAKKIGIKPGQQILPICPFTKMANEKKVLAKAWDNRYGCGLSIELLKAVQNETLPNELYSGATVQEEVGLRGAQVAANMIKPDIFYALDASPANDMSGDTKEFGQLGKGALLRIYDRSMVTHRGIREFILDTAESNKIPYQYFISQGGTDAGRVHISNEGVPSAVIGICSRYIHTAASIVHVDDYAAAKELLIKLVKTTDQNVVDQIRSRA
- the trmB gene encoding tRNA (guanosine(46)-N7)-methyltransferase TrmB; protein product: MRMRNKPWADEFLAENQSIIVLNPTQHKGIWNEQFNKSQPVHLEIGTGMGGFISGMALQHPDINFVGIEKVKSVIVNTVKKVKEEGCSNIKLLNEDAVDVRDYFAESEIDQIYLNFSDPWPKTRYAKRRLTYQSFLEQYQVICKPGAYLVFKTDNQGLIEYSLSSFSKFGLTIQDVSLNLHQLNDPLNVMTEYEERFAKKGLPIYRATVQFPE
- a CDS encoding MBL fold metallo-hydrolase, whose protein sequence is METLTIGRAKLTWLRGGVNYLDGGAMFGVVPKALWEKKYPNNDRNQIELRTDPILLEIDGKKYIIDSGIGNGKFTEKQKRNFGVLEESFVEEDLKKLDLSIQDIDAILMTHLHFDHASGLTTEKEGKWVPVFNDTPIYVSQTEWDEMRNPNIRSVNTYWRENWEPVSDLVQPFSGTFEVMKGLEMIQTGGHSDGHSIIHFQNGDDEFIHMADLMPTHAHQNKLWALAYDDYPVTTVHQKEKWMDYGYSRKAWYTFYHDAYYRAIRFDENGNKIDEIKRTRSE
- a CDS encoding DUF84 family protein: MKIIIGSLNPAKINAVISVFASDEVERYGANSHVSAQPMNDRETRLGAIHRAKESAQAFPQSIGIGLEGGITVDEGICYLINWGALVDEHGHIFVASGARIPLPEEVSKPVLEGEELGMVMDRYAKKKNVRKKEGAIGIFTNGVVDRSMMFQHVVQLLKGQYEYVNK